The following proteins are encoded in a genomic region of Debaryomyces hansenii CBS767 chromosome G complete sequence:
- a CDS encoding DEHA2G06776p (similar to uniprot|P32563 Saccharomyces cerevisiae YOR270C VPH1 Subunit of vacuolar-ATPase V0 domain), with the protein MLPISSQQGQDNGQEEAIFRSAPMTLVQFYVTIELARDVVYALGKLGDVHFRDLNSKLTPFQRTFVNELRGIDKIESHLEYLRSTMTKYDTIGATPYSSLQADQRPLPSASEMDNIRAEVTTFYERIKHLDSSYNSLDQQKLKYVENRYVVTAVNRFHSSSLTREDDIDQRFAIHGDTDDEDNIALLNNRNNSLENPVIDAAILEDSGFNSISGSIAREKVPLLRNILWRTLRGNLFFHDIPIEDEKMSNFSSKNTEFIDKNVFIVYIHGEFLKQRVRRIIQSLDGIIYDNVNGGSSARAETLSDLNHKIEDLNNVVQSTREHLIADLLIFQEGYLDRCYSVQREKLIYQTLNKFDMDGTRRCLVGEGWIPKSEFSTCQQTFRNLIHQKSRHVIPENNSQESISLSADNTGARSTPEPQNTDESFAIGNANVDETMDIENEDYNSLVAVVNELSTNRTPPTYHKTNKFTSAFQSIIDAYGIATYQEVNPGLATVITFPFMFAIMFGDLGHGFIVFLISLYLIKNESHFGPMKNKDEIFEMAFNGRYIVLLMGFFSMYTGFIYNDIFSKSMSFFKSGWEWNFPKDYDFGKDGPITLIAKKIPGHTYIFGLDWAWHGADNNLLFTNSYKMKLSILMGFIHMNYSLFFSLVNYRYFKSKVDIIGNFIPGFLFMQSIFGYLSLTIIYKWSVDWLGKEKQPPGLLNMLINMFLAPGSIDEQLYPGQKFVQIVLVLIAAVCVPWLLLYKPMTLKRQNNKALELGYSDLHSQMNHSLQMHEEEEAIMLENQLNSDPPDEVDMLDDNFRFPNDVEPLFHNSAHSDDHDSFNFGDIVIHQVIHTIEFCLNCVSHTASYLRLWALSLAHAQLSTVLWSMTIQNAFGTYGGWGVFMTVVLFGMWFILTVCILVLMEGTSAMLHSLRLHWVEAMSKFFEGEGYAYEPFTFESIDI; encoded by the coding sequence ATGCTTCCAATACTGCTGCAACAGGGTCAAGACAATGGCCAAGAAGAGGCAATATTCCGTTCGGCACCAATGACATTGGTTCAGTTTTATGTGACTATTGAGCTTGCTCGAGACGTTGTTTATGCACTAGGAAAACTCGGAGATGTTCATTTCAGGGATTTGAACTCGAAGTTGACACCGTTTCAACGGACATTTGTAAACGAGTTACGGGGTATTGATAAGATAGAATCACACTTGGAGTATTTGCGGAGTACGATGACCAAGTATGATACGATAGGAGCCACACCATATCTGAGTTTGCAGGCCGATCAAAGGCCGTTGCCATCGGCATCAGAAATGGATAATATCAGGGCTGAGGTAACTACATTTTACGAGAGAATCAAGCATCTTGATAGCTCGTATAACTCATTAGACCAGCAAAAGTTAAAGTACGTTGAGAACCGATACGTGGTGACCGCGGTCAACCGATTCCACTCGTCGTCTTTGACGAGAGAGGATGACATAGATCAACGTTTTGCAATCCATGGAGATACAGACGACGAAGATAACATAGCGTTGTTAaacaatagaaataatagCTTGGAGAATCCAGTAATTGATGCTGCCATTCTTGAGGACTCAGGTTTCAATTCCATTTCCGGATCGATTGCAAGAGAGAAGGTTCCACTTTTAAGGAATATATTGTGGAGAACATTGAGAGGTAACTTATTCTTTCATGATATACCAATCGAAGACGAAAAAATGTCGAATTTCAGTCTGAAAAATACCGAATTTATAGATAAGAATGTGTTCATCGTATATATCCATGGGGAATTTTTGAAACAGAGAGTCAGAAGAATTATACAATCGCTAGACGGAATAATTTACGACAATGTCAATGGGGGATCTAGCGCAAGAGCTGAAACTTTAAGTGATTTGAATCACaagattgaagatttgaataacGTTGTGCAAAGCACAAGAGAACATTTAATAGCTGACTTGCTTATTTTCCAAGAAGGTTATCTCGATAGATGTTATTCGGTTCAAAGAGAAAAGTTAATATATCAAACGTTGAATAAGTTTGATATGGATGGTACGAGAAGATGCCTCGTAGGAGAAGGATGGATTCCTAAATCTGAATTTTCGACCTGCCAGCAAACATTCAGAAACTTAATTCATCAGAAGTCCCGTCACGTTATACCAGAAAACAACTCTCAAGAATCAATTTCGTTGTCGGCTGACAACACAGGAGCAAGATCGACACCAGAACCGCAAAATACCGATGAATCATTTGCAATTGGTAATGCAAATGTAGATGAAACTATGGACATAGAGAATGAAGATTATAATTCCTTAGTTGCGGTCGTCAATGAACTTTCTACAAATCGTACTCCACCAACATATCATAAAACGAACAAGTTCACATCGGCTTTCCAACTGATCATTGATGCGTATGGTATTGCTACTTATCAAGAAGTGAATCCAGGTTTAGCAACTGTTATTACTTTCCCCTTTATGTTTGCTATTATGTTCGGTGATTTAGGACATGGATTCATTGTATTCTTAATTAGTTTGTATTTGATTAAGAATGAATCTCATTTTGGCCCAATGAAAAACAAGGATGAGATTTTCGAAATGGCTTTCAATGGCAGATACATTGTATTGTTAATGGGGTTTTTTTCTATGTACACGGGATTCatttataatgatattttctcaaaatcaatgaGCTTTTTTAAGTCTGGTTGGGAATGGAACTTCCCAAAAGATTATGATTTTGGAAAAGATGGCCCAATAACTCTAATTGCTAAAAAAATACCAGGACACACATATATTTTTGGATTAGACTGGGCATGGCATGGAgctgataataatttgttgTTTACAAATTCGTATAAGATGAAATTGTCTATTTTGATGGGTTTCATTCAcatgaattattcattatttttcagCTTAGTAAACTACAGGTATTTTAAGTCTAaagttgatattattggtaATTTTATTCCAGGGTTTTTATTCATGCAAAGTATCTTTGGATACTTATCGCTTACTATTATCTATAAATGGTCTGTTGATTGGTTAGGTAAAGAGAAGCAACCACCGGGATTGCTTAATATGTTAATCAATATGTTTTTAGCGCCAGGAAGTATAGACGAACAACTTTATCCGGGCCAAAAATTTGTACAAATTGTTCTTGTATTGATTGCAGCAGTTTGTGTTCCTTGGTTATTGCTTTATAAGCCGATGACTTTAAAAcgtcaaaataataaagctTTGGAGTTGGGATATTCTGATTTACATTCACAGATGAATCACAGTCTCCAAATGCACGAAGAGGAGGAAGCTATTATGTtagaaaatcaattgaatagCGATCCACCTGATGAAGTTGATATGTtagatgataattttaGGTTTCCTAATGATGTTGAGCCATTGTTTCATAATTCTGCTCATTCTGATGATCATGATTCGTTCAATTTTGGTGACATCGTTATTCATCAGGTTATTCATACTATTGAATTTTGTTTAAATTGCGTTAGTCATACAGCTTCATATCTTAGATTATGGGCCTTGTCATTGGCCCATGCTCAATTATCAACAGTGTTATGGTCAATGACTATTCAAAATGCATTTGGGACGTATGGTGGTTGGGGTGTATTTATGACAGTGGTATTATTTGGAATGTGGTTTATTCTTACTGTTTgtattttggttttgatgGAAGGCACTTCCGCTATGTTGCATTCCTTGAGATTACATTGGGTTGAAGCTATGTCAAAGTTTTTTGAAGGTGAAGGTTATGCATACGAACCTTTCACGTTTGAGTCgattgatatataa
- a CDS encoding DEHA2G06754p (weakly similar to uniprot|Q5KAA2 Cryptococcus neoformans var CNJ02430 Transporter) codes for MNKAMISVEEPIDDISTKQWDIIETISNNKDGIKVVIAGFICNFMTFGIGFSYGVFQEFYTSQDGPLKHYSDSEVAIIGTLGTALTYLCGIFNKSIMYYLKPRNIMLIGSVSMSLGLIMTGFCTELYQFILSQGLLFGVGSSLLYLPPVVCAPFYFNRHRAIAMGILFSGTGFGGLAMANISRYLIGVIGWQWCVRILGFMNLILTIIASFLVVEPKVNNFRTNNKLFNFRQLGSWKVFLVIFGGLLQSAGYLIPLIYMSKYARTLNFSYNQGALFIGLNNAINACFKILLGYVGDRVGRMNTIITCSVLSAVTIFALWMVNARDAYISFVVFYGVFSGVIISLLPTCLVELFGVVNYQSMSGLMYFSRGVGSMLGSPLAGLMIANQGLHASDYKNPIIYNGVLLLSSAVCLVAVRLIVASEGGKSSWKF; via the coding sequence ATGAATAAGGCTATGATTTCCGTAGAGGAACCTATTGACGATATTTCCACGAAGCAATGggatattattgaaacaatatctaataataaagatggTATAAAAGTGGTAATAGCTGGATTTATTTGCAACTTTATGACATTTGGAATTGGGTTTTCATACGGGGTTTTCCAGGAATTCTATACTTCTCAAGATGGGCCTTTGAAGCATTACTCAGATTCAGAAGTTGCAATAATTGGTACTTTAGGTACGGCACTCACATATTTGTGTggtatattcaataagaGTATTATGTACTATTTGAAGCCACGCAATATAATGTTAATTGGTAGCGTTCTGATGTCTCTTGGCTTAATTATGACAGGATTTTGCACTGAACTCTATCAGTTTATTTTATCACAAGGTTTATTGTTTGGAGTAGGGTCGAGTCTTCTTTACTTACCGCCAGTTGTATGTGCTCCATTTTATTTTAATCGTCATAGAGCAATTGCCATGGGGATATTATTTAGTGGAACTGGGTTCGGAGGGTTAGCAATGGCTAATATCAGCAGGTATTTAATTGGTGTTATTGGTTGGCAATGGTGTGTTAGAATACTTGGTTTTATGAATTTAATCTTAACCATAATTGCTAGCTTTTTGGTTGTGGAGCCGAAGGTTAACAATTTTAGGACTAACAACAAGTTATTTAACTTTCGTCAGTTAGGTTCATGGAAAGTTTTTCTTGTTATTTTTGGTGGTCTTTTGCAATCAGCGGGATATTTAATCCCATTGATTTATATGTCCAAATATGCAAGAACTTTGAATTTTAGTTATAATCAGGGTGCTTTATTCATCGGTTTAAATAATGCTATTAATGCTtgtttcaaaattcttttgGGCTACGTCGGTGATAGAGTCGGGAGAATGAATACAATCATTACATGTAGCGTATTAAGCGCAGTTACAATTTTTGCATTGTGGATGGTAAATGCAAGAGACGCCTACATTTCATTCGTTGTATTTTATGGAGTTTTTTCTGGAGTGATAATATCGTTGTTACCGACATGTCTTGTTGAGCTATTTGGAGTCGTAAATTACCAATCAATGAGTGGATTAATGTATTTCAGTAGAGGTGTTGGAAGTATGTTGGGCTCCCCTTTAGCAGGTTTAATGATTGCCAACCAGGGTCTTCATGCCAGTGATTATAAGAACCCAATTATTTATAACGgagtattattattatcaagcGCTGTATGTTTAGTTGCAGTACGGCTAATCGTGGCAAGTGAGGGAGGAAAACTGTCGTGGAAATTTTAG